The genomic interval AAATGGTTACTTGAATTCATTTAAATTTAATACAAAGATTAAGATCAAGTATGTATTCTCTagggatttaaaaaaaaaaaaacagataacATCTATACATATTATGCTTTACATTTATGATTGATAATAAGCTTTTAGAATTTATTTGACTATTTTCTTTGAATGGGAATTCACCCACAAGCAACACTTACAAGCAACTCAAAAGTAATTTTTCCCATTGTGCAAAACACGTCATGATATGCAAGGAGAAGTTTAGTCCAACTTAGGTTGTGCTAGGGGTGTTGGAGAGTACTGCTTCATAATGCGTGTTGTGTAAAGAGCACATCAACAACATCTTCCACTAAAAACTTGAGTTGGACGATGGGCGTATTTTTATCCACAATCTGAACAATGGAAAACACGATAATAACCATGTTCCAACTCCTCAGATTATTGTTTTCGTTGCGTACGAGGCAGTACAGTTATATTAGTAACTAGCGAGCGTTGTGGTTCCTCTTtgaggaacaggtaggggtgaTGATCTTCTTGCTGAGTGATGCCTACAGGTTAGACtggggacattggggatcaaaccctgtACTTTCTGGCTGGGAGTGGAACCCCCTAGCCCTCCGACAGACTCACCCACTGGGAGGACCCTTTGGACGAGCTGGTGCTGGTTCCGTCCACCTCAGAGTCTCCATGGGGAACCTCATAGATCACCCTTGCTGCTTGGtccaaccccaacacacacacacacacacacacacacacacacacacacacacacacacacacacacacacacacacacacacacacacacacagtataaaatatttatatgcACACAAAAATGTGTATAAAATGTTTTCGGAATTCATATAATAAGTTAAAATCTGTTAACCACCTAGCacctttttaattgtttttagaCGTTTTCTTATTACCAGAGTTAGTATAACAAGTTGTAGGTTCATGCTAACAGGCTGGGAGCTACTGGACtccagtggtgtataaagtactcaaaagccatacttaagtaaaagtacagataccttactggaaaattacttaagtaaaagtaaaagtcaccttttagaatagtacttaagtaaaagtattaaagtatctgatctttactgtacttaagtatcaaaagtacttttctgatattaaatgtacttaagtactgaaagtaaaagtacaagtaactgctgttaataaaaaagcaaagggtcagaattttgagaataagtaaggaataatcacagagaggccgggcaataaacagtttgatatgcccggctcgtggacggcttaccgcccgagatcttctacaaaatttcgccgcgaaaacgacacactgacttctcgctactcctaccaccgtcaaatcctttgtatccacaggttcagggtagcgttttgaacacatgcttcgggttgtgccggcgaaatgcacatttcttgtcgcgttgtgccggcgaaatgcacacttcttggacccctgcataactgcttgcagttctagttccgtttattctacttcgcgccaatacgcacatatacagcgtattgaagtgtataagatagtgttgtaatactgcgtgtacaaaccagcctgatacaaatagtagaattttgatagcccttgccctcgtcctagccatgcatttgtgtgttgacagtcgtaggagttttgatcgacgtagcaacagtaactaagcaagggggctttgcgaacgtgcgctgggacagctgatttgcCAAACAGGCttgcagtctgtgttctaccacagtccccgacgttattctcatatctctcatgattcatttttttttttctaaagatgagttgattttgtaacgagtaacgaaggtttcaagggaaatgtagcggagtaaaagtatccgttttcttcgcaaaatgtagcgaagtaaaagtaaaagtacagagaaatataagtagtaaagtaaagtacaaatatccaaaaaaactacttaagtacagtaacgaagtatttctacttcgctactatacaacactgctgGACTCATACCATGTTATAAAAATTTCCGCTGTTTCGATTTGATCGTTTTGTACCTTCTCTCTTCCGCAGCTTCCAAAAACAGATCAGAGTGACGAGGAACGCAGCGGCCATTACTATAGCCAGTGAAACAACGACGGGGACCCGGGGCCACAGTGACGCGTCTATAGTCGAGTCTGGTCAGACAAATAGGTTGAAAAGGGATTGACAATATAAGCATTTAATCCATTGTCATCCAACACAAGCTTTTATCCAATGATATgttagggggcatcttgctcaaggatgccaacAGGTTAGGCTACGGactttggggatcaaacccagtacctttcggCCGGAATTTGAACAACCGAAAACTCTAGCCTATCCTGTCATATATTACAATAGACGACTAAATTCTGGTACCGAAGTAAACAGAATGAATTTTTAGTTTGGAAAATAATCAAAACAAGACTGAGATAAAAATGACATACTTTCTTGCGTTGTGCCGCTGTTGGGGATCCGTCGTTCTGTGACGGTGATCATCGTGCCGCTTCCCCTTAACTGAATAAGTATGGGCCTATCCATGGTCACCTTGCAGACGTAGCCTCCAGTGTGGTTGCGGGTGACATTGGGAAGGGTCAGGGCGGCACAGCCACAGGCCCCGTTGTTCACAGGTGACAGGGCCGAACCACAGCCCTCTCTGTCATACCTCACGGCTGTCGGTTGGTGGAGAATTCTAACCTCATTTTTCAACCAGATCACTTCATACTGTGTGTGGTTGACGGCTGTCCAGCAACAATGGAGTGTGACGCTGTCTCCCTCGATGACCTCCAAATCTTCTGTCTGATACATCTTTATATCCTTACCGGTAACAATTTCTGGAACAAGACAACAGCGGAAGGACGTTGAATTATATTACTAAACAAGTGTTTCTCATCGTTTCTGTCTTATACGTACCCCCATATCCTGATCATCAAAATTCAGCATAATTTGTGGGTGTAATAAAGTAATATCTAAAATCTTTCCAGGTACCCCCTGGAACTGCTAACGTACCCCCCGAGTGTAGGCGTACCCCCGGTTGGGAATCCCTGTTCTTAAGGTCTTTATAGCAGCGGGAGGAAGATGAGTTATGAGCGGTACTCACCCCGAGCCAGAAGCGCCCCCAGAGAGAGAAGCAACATAGTCCTCAGTGGAAACTCCATCCTCCACTGATGCATCACTCAGCATTTGTGATAGTTTTCTTACTGACATcgtacctcccacttcccccatgcacacacacacacacacacacacacacacacacacacacacacacacacacacacacacacacacacacacacacacacacacacacacacacacaaacacactctctttctctatccaaCCACAACCACCATAACAGCATTGTTCATGACAAACCAATTGAGAGGGTCAGAAGCTACAAATACCCAGGCATATAATTTGATGACCAACTCAAATTTGAGTTATGTAGCCTACTACGTctaaggttaaaaaaaaacagtggatgttttttttacataagcTTAACTACTTTCAGGTTTTTTACAAAACAGTCCTTCAGAGAGTATTGTCCTTTGGCTAAGTCTGTGTATTTGGGAACATGCGCAAAAATGACGAAGATAAATTCTAGCGTTTGGTAAAGACAGCAAGCACAATTATTGGATTGTCACGCTGCGTTCTGCTACGCGTTCCAACACCCCCATCTCTTGGCCACTTGACGCCACTGTACCCCATTCTTCCGTCACACCTGTCTTTAATCAGCAATATCCACTtcctacttcagccggggatctccacacacacaactctcccAGTGAGGTAAAGGgacatttttgtttgtttgcgccTGTGAGTGAAGCGGCCGTTCTGTTTTTGGCCTCCACTTACCCAAGCGGCGACACAGGCCTGCAACGTGGGGATAAATAGTTTGTGCCGTCATGAGACTTCTTTTGCTTTATGCATTCTTTTTCCACATtgaatattattcaatgtgtgACTTGGTTTACCTGTGGGTTGATTGAAACTATGATTTAATTGATGTTTACGGGTAATACAAAAAAACTATCTTTCATAGTA from Gadus morhua unplaced genomic scaffold, gadMor3.0, whole genome shotgun sequence carries:
- the LOC115538236 gene encoding uncharacterized protein LOC115538236 isoform X5 gives rise to the protein MHQWRMEFPLRTMLLLSLGALLAREIVTGKDIKMYQTEDLEVIEGDSVTLHCCWTAVNHTQYEVIWLKNEVRILHQPTAVRYDREGCGSALSPVNNGACGCAALTLPNVTRNHTGGYVCKVTMDRPILIQLRGSGTMITVTERRIPNSGTTQERLDQAARVIYEVPHGDSEVDGTSTSSSKGSSQWCQVPVYESFDYFERVVESKGSG
- the LOC115538236 gene encoding uncharacterized protein LOC115538236 isoform X1, producing MHQWRMEFPLRTMLLLSLGALLAREIVTGKDIKMYQTEDLEVIEGDSVTLHCCWTAVNHTQYEVIWLKNEVRILHQPTAVRYDREGCGSALSPVNNGACGCAALTLPNVTRNHTGGYVCKVTMDRPILIQLRGSGTMITVTERRIPNSGTTQENSTIDASLWPRVPVVVSLAIVMAAAFLVTLICFWKLRKREARVIYEVPHGDSEVDGTSTSSSKGSSQWCQVPVYESFDYFERVVESKGSG
- the LOC115538236 gene encoding uncharacterized protein LOC115538236 isoform X4 — encoded protein: MYQTEDLEVIEGDSVTLHCCWTAVNHTQYEVIWLKNEVRILHQPTAVRYDREGCGSALSPVNNGACGCAALTLPNVTRNHTGGYVCKVTMDRPILIQLRGSGTMITVTERRIPNSGTTQENSTIDASLWPRVPVVVSLAIVMAAAFLVTLICFWKLRKREARVIYEVPHGDSEVDGTSTSSSKGSSQWCQVPVYESFDYFERVVESKGSG
- the LOC115538236 gene encoding uncharacterized protein LOC115538236 isoform X3 → MEFPLRTMLLLSLGPLLAREIVTGKDIKMYQTEDLEVIEGDSVTLHCCWTAVNHTQYEVIWLKNEVRILHQPTAVRYDREGCGSALSPVNNGACGCAALTLPNVTRNHTGGYVCKVTMDRPILIQLRGSGTMITVTERRIPNSGTTQENSTIDASLWPRVPVVVSLAIVMAAAFLVTLICFWKLRKREARVIYEVPHGDSEVDGTSTSSSKGSSQWCQVPVYESFDYFERVVESKGSG
- the LOC115538236 gene encoding uncharacterized protein LOC115538236 isoform X6; the protein is MHQWRMEFPLRTMLLLSLGALLAREIVTGKDIKMYQTEDLEVIEGDSVTLHCCWTAVNHTQYEVIWLKNEVRILHQPTAVRYDREGCGSALSPVNNGACGCAALTLPNVTRNHTGGYVCKVTMDRPILIQLRGSGTMITVTERRIPNSGTTQETRVIYEVPHGDSEVDGTSTSSSKGSSQWCQVPVYESFDYFERVVESKGSG